From the Achromobacter xylosoxidans A8 genome, the window GGGCGTACTAAATTTGCTGCCTATTCCCATGCTGGACGGTGGCCATCTGCTGTACTATCTCGTCGAAATTGTGCGGGGTAGCCCGCCGCCAGCAAGGTGGATCGATATCGGACAGCGCGCCGGCATAGGTTTATTGGCAAGCCTGATGGGGCTTGCGCTGTTCAATGATTTCACGCGTTTGTTCACTTGAACGCGATTTAGCATAAAATCCCCCGCCATTTGCACGACCGAGGATACTCAAGGATGTCTTTTCGCCGGATGTTTCATCACAAAAAGGGTGTACTGCCGGGTTTGATCGCCGCACTGCTGGTTCCGGCCATCGCCCACGCCTTCGACCCTTTTGTCGTGCGGGATATCCGCGTAGAGGGTATTCAACGGACTGACGCCGGCACCGTCTTCGGCTATCTCCCCGTCAAGGTGGGCGAAAAGTTCACCGAAGAAGAAGCCACCGAAGCCATCCGCCGCTTGTACGGCACCGGCTTTTTCACCGACGTGCAGATCCAGACGGACAACAATGTCGTCGTGGTGGTCGTGCAGGAACGTCCCACGATCGCGTCGGTGAACTTCAATGGCATGCGCGAGTTCGACTCCAAGGCCATTACCACCTCGCTGGCGCAAGTGGGCTTCGCCGAAGGCCGCATCTTCGACCGCTCCATGCTCGAGCGCGCCGAATACGAACTGAAGCAGCAGTACCTGTCCAAGGGCAAGTACGGCATCGAAGTGACTTCCACCGTGACCCCGCTGCCCCGCAATCGCGTGGGCGTGAGCTTCGACGTGTTCGAAGGCTCGGTCGCGCGCATCCAGGAAATCCGCTTCGTCGGCAACAAGGCCTTCTCCGAAAGCGATCTGCTCGACGAATTCAAGCTGACCACGCCGGGCTGGCTGACCTGGTACACCGATACCGACAAGTACTCGCGTGAAAAGCTCGAGGGCGACCTGGAGCGTCTGCGCTCGTTCTACCTGGATCAGGGCTATCTGGAATTTTCGGTCGAGCCGCCCCAGGTCACGATTTCGCCGGACCGCAAGGACATCCGCATCACGATTACTGTCCACGAAGGCGAGCCCTACAAGGTGCGCAGCGTGAAGCTGGCCGGCAATCTGCTGGGCCTGGACAAGGAAATCAACGCGCTGGTCGAAATCAAGCCGGAAGAGACGTTCTCGGCCGCCAAGGCCAACGGCTCGGCCAAGGCCATTACCGACTACCTGGGCGAACTGGGCTATGCCTTCGCCAACGTCAACCCGAACCCGCAGCTGGATCGCGCCAAGCATGAGGCCGACCTGACGTTCTACGTCGACCCCAGCCGCCGCGTGTACGTGCGCCGCATCCAGATCGGCGGCAATACCCGCACGCGCGACGAAGTGGTGCGCCGCGAAATGCGCCAGCAGGAAGCTGCCTGGTACGACGCCAAGGACATCAAGACCTCGCGCGACCGCGTCGACCGCCTGGGCTATTTCAGCGACGTCAACGTCAAGACCGATCCGGTTCCGGGCTCTCCCGACCAGGTCGACGTCAACGTGGACGTCAAGGAAAAGCCCACCGGCATGATCAACCTGGGCGTGGGTTACGGCTCGTCCGAAAAGGCCATTCTGTCGGCCGGTATCAGCGAAGACAACGTCTTCGGCAGCGGCACCAACCTGACCCTGCAGCTGAACACCAGCAAGACCAACCGTGCCATCGTGCTGTCGCACACCGATCCGTACTGGACCAAGGACGGCATCAGCCGCACCACGTCCGCCTACTATCGCGTGACCGAGCCCTGGAACAACAACGACGGCGACTACCGCGTCAAGGCCATGGGCCTGGGCATGAACTTCGGCGTGCCGATCTCGGAATACGACCGCATCATGCTGGGTGCGAACGTCGAACGCAACCAGATCGACCTGTTCAACAACTCGCCGGCGGCCTATGAGAAGTTCGTCAGGGACTACGGCGATGCGACCAACTCGGTGATCTTCACCACCGGTTGGACGAAGGACACGCGCGACAGCGGCTTGGCCCCGACCAAGGGCGGCTACACCCGCCTGAAGGCCGATCTGTCGACCATCGATCTGCAGTACACGATGTTGACGGCGCAGCAGCAGTACTTCGTGCCGCTGGGCGGCTCCTATACCCT encodes:
- the bamA gene encoding outer membrane protein assembly factor BamA — encoded protein: MSFRRMFHHKKGVLPGLIAALLVPAIAHAFDPFVVRDIRVEGIQRTDAGTVFGYLPVKVGEKFTEEEATEAIRRLYGTGFFTDVQIQTDNNVVVVVVQERPTIASVNFNGMREFDSKAITTSLAQVGFAEGRIFDRSMLERAEYELKQQYLSKGKYGIEVTSTVTPLPRNRVGVSFDVFEGSVARIQEIRFVGNKAFSESDLLDEFKLTTPGWLTWYTDTDKYSREKLEGDLERLRSFYLDQGYLEFSVEPPQVTISPDRKDIRITITVHEGEPYKVRSVKLAGNLLGLDKEINALVEIKPEETFSAAKANGSAKAITDYLGELGYAFANVNPNPQLDRAKHEADLTFYVDPSRRVYVRRIQIGGNTRTRDEVVRREMRQQEAAWYDAKDIKTSRDRVDRLGYFSDVNVKTDPVPGSPDQVDVNVDVKEKPTGMINLGVGYGSSEKAILSAGISEDNVFGSGTNLTLQLNTSKTNRAIVLSHTDPYWTKDGISRTTSAYYRVTEPWNNNDGDYRVKAMGLGMNFGVPISEYDRIMLGANVERNQIDLFNNSPAAYEKFVRDYGDATNSVIFTTGWTKDTRDSGLAPTKGGYTRLKADLSTIDLQYTMLTAQQQYFVPLGGSYTLALNGMVDWGQGYGSKDYPIIKNVYAGGIGTVRGYEGSSLGPRDSKTGDYLGGTRRVIANAQLYLPFPGASKDRTLRWFIFSDAGQVSAGSGQSCTGGKPGSEVEDPCGWRFSAGIGLSWQSPMGPLQLSYARPLNSKSGDDKQSFQFQIGTGF